One genomic segment of Coffea arabica cultivar ET-39 chromosome 6e, Coffea Arabica ET-39 HiFi, whole genome shotgun sequence includes these proteins:
- the LOC113691278 gene encoding transcription termination factor MTEF1, chloroplastic, which yields MSFRFTRLSSHWQVQFSSVMILRLPLLLPQPLSPRYSSSSTTCLSPTSTSKPLISQNVLNSHHSPTIITAGDSGLKFRDKILYLQSLKINPTKALQKNPDLRSALLSSLQSIEHCLSSMGIERSALGRILDMFPQLLTADPSNQIYPVFEFLLNNVEIPFSDIRKCIIRCPRLLVSGVENQLKPAFEFLMKLGFVGANRITCRTTVLLVSNVDHTLTPKIDFLMGLGFEYNEVAKMVIRSPVLLTFSIENNFRPKLEYFLEEMNGDLEELKRFPQYFSFNLEGKIKKRHRMLMQHRLSMPLSRMLKVSDGEFNARLIDMRLQLVEERQL from the coding sequence ATGTCGTTTCGTTTTACTCGCCTATCCTCTCACTGGCAAGTTCAGTTCAGTTCAGTGATGATACTCCGATTGCCGCTACTTCTTCCACAACCCCTATCTCCTCGCTACTCTTCCTCCTCCACCACCTGCTTAAGCCCCACTTCCACTTCCAAACCCCTCATTTCCCAGAATGTCCTCAACTCCCACCACAGCCCCACCATCATCACAGCAGGTGACTCTGGATTAAAATTCCGGGACAAAATCCTCTACCTACAATCCCTCAAAATCAACCCCACAAAAGCCCTCCAGAAAAACCCAGATCTTCGTTCTGCCCTTCTCTCCTCTTTACAATCCATCGAGCATTGCCTTTCTTCCATGGGTATAGAACGCTCTGCCCTCGGCCGCATTCTTGACATGTTCCCCCAGCTCCTCACAGCTGACCCCAGCAATCAAATTTACCCCGTCTTTGAGTTCTTGTTGAACAATGTAGAAATCCCTTTTTCTGATATCCGCAAGTGTATAATCAGATGCCCCAGATTGTTAGTTAGTGGTGTTGAGAATCAGTTAAAACCCGCTTTTGAATTCCTGATGAAATTGGGTTTTGTTGGTGCCAATAGGATCACTTGCCGAACCACTGTTTTATTGGTATCCAATGTAGATCATACCTTAACCCCCAAAATTGATTTCTTGATGGGTTTGGGATTTGAGTATAATGAGGTGGCCAAGATGGTCATCAGGTCACCTGTGCTGTTGACATTTAGCATAGAGAATAATTTTAGGCCGAAATTGGAATATTTCTTGGAGGAAATGAACGGGGATTTGGAGGAGCTGAAGAGATTCCCGCAGTATTTTTCGTTTAATTTGGAGGGgaagataaagaaaagacaCCGGATGTTGATGCAACACCGATTGTCAATGCCGTTATCGAGGATGTTGAAGGTTAGTGATGGGGAGTTCAATGCGAGGCTGATTGACATGAGGTTGCAGTTAGTAGAGGAAAGGCAGTTGTAG